One part of the Algibacter sp. L1A34 genome encodes these proteins:
- a CDS encoding sulfite exporter TauE/SafE family protein, producing the protein MLQTENITLFLIILPIISFLYSSVGHGGASGYLALMAIFSFAPETMKPTALLLNIFVAGISFYYYYKAGFFNKKLFLAFAITSIPFAFLGGTIEIDASIYKKILAVLLIFAILKMLNVFGKESDNIKEIKLWKGLLFGGTIGFFSGLIGIGGGIILSPVILLFHWGKMKEAAAVSALFIWVNSASGLVGQLYSGVTIEKESFLLVAIALIGGILGGYYGSKKINNMQLRYILAFVLIMACGKLFFT; encoded by the coding sequence ATGCTACAAACCGAAAACATAACCTTGTTTTTAATTATTTTGCCCATTATATCCTTTCTGTACTCCAGTGTAGGCCATGGTGGCGCTAGCGGTTATTTAGCATTAATGGCAATATTTTCGTTTGCTCCAGAAACCATGAAACCCACTGCTCTACTGCTTAATATATTTGTAGCAGGTATATCATTTTATTATTATTATAAAGCTGGATTTTTTAATAAAAAACTATTTCTAGCTTTTGCAATCACCTCTATTCCATTCGCTTTTTTAGGAGGAACTATTGAAATTGATGCTTCTATCTATAAAAAAATATTAGCTGTTTTATTGATTTTCGCCATACTTAAAATGCTGAATGTTTTTGGAAAAGAAAGCGATAACATAAAAGAAATTAAGCTCTGGAAAGGATTGCTTTTCGGTGGCACTATTGGTTTTTTCTCAGGACTAATTGGTATTGGTGGTGGCATCATTTTAAGCCCGGTAATTCTATTATTCCATTGGGGTAAAATGAAGGAAGCAGCAGCTGTTTCGGCATTATTTATTTGGGTGAATTCAGCATCAGGTTTGGTTGGTCAATTATATAGTGGTGTAACCATTGAAAAAGAATCATTTTTATTAGTAGCCATTGCGTTAATCGGTGGTATTCTAGGTGGATATTATGGAAGTAAAAAAATTAACAACATGCAGTTGCGCTATATTTTAGCTTTTGTTTTAATTATGGCCTGTGGCAAATTATTTTTCACATAA
- a CDS encoding winged helix-turn-helix domain-containing protein: MSYKIKSRIWIEAENHVLLGEGRVQLLKAIETEGSLSKAAKTLGLSYKKAWGLIDSVNKSAKKPVTINSTGGKGGGGAELTDYGKKLISVFDEINQNCWNFLDEQLIKLEEL, encoded by the coding sequence ATGAGCTATAAAATTAAAAGTCGAATTTGGATAGAAGCCGAAAACCATGTGCTTTTGGGTGAAGGTCGTGTGCAATTATTAAAAGCCATTGAAACAGAAGGTTCTTTATCTAAAGCTGCGAAAACTTTAGGTTTATCATACAAAAAAGCATGGGGTTTAATAGATTCAGTTAACAAATCGGCTAAAAAACCAGTAACCATAAATAGCACTGGCGGAAAAGGTGGTGGTGGTGCGGAACTTACCGATTACGGCAAAAAATTAATTTCCGTTTTCGATGAAATAAACCAAAACTGCTGGAACTTTTTAGACGAACAATTAATAAAACTCGAAGAGCTATAA
- the glp gene encoding gephyrin-like molybdotransferase Glp, with protein MMISIEQAISTVKQNTKPLMKTTVKTVEKAGGYILSKAVKSPINMPPFNQSAMDGYALNLHNGATYLLIGEIQAGDKHQPILKPGEAVRIFTGAAVPNSANAVVMQEKVKIEKTFIHIEGSTSLNQNIRPLGEQVKQGDLALKEGTKLTPAAIGFLASLGIGTVAVYKKPAIAIITTGNELIEPGNDLSYGKIYESNSKMLLSALYNLKFYDVNLYNVSDNYGQTVTKLKEAINENDLVIITGGISVGDYDFVGRALTELHVEELFYKVKQKPGKPLFYGKKGSTQVFALPGNPAAALTCFYIYVYIALQNMMNRDALELERVDAKSITNFIKKGDRAQFLKAIYNKGEVEILEGQSSAMQQTFALANALVFMDENEQEITIGKTVETIILPI; from the coding sequence ATGATGATTTCCATAGAACAAGCCATTTCTACAGTTAAACAAAACACCAAGCCTTTAATGAAAACTACCGTAAAAACGGTAGAAAAAGCAGGAGGTTATATCCTCTCTAAAGCTGTGAAGTCTCCTATAAATATGCCGCCTTTTAACCAATCCGCAATGGATGGTTACGCTTTAAACTTACATAATGGTGCAACTTACCTCTTAATAGGTGAAATTCAGGCAGGCGATAAACACCAACCTATATTAAAACCAGGAGAAGCCGTGCGCATATTTACTGGAGCTGCGGTACCTAATTCTGCAAATGCGGTAGTTATGCAAGAAAAGGTTAAGATCGAAAAAACGTTTATTCATATTGAAGGCTCAACATCTTTAAATCAAAATATCCGTCCGCTAGGCGAACAAGTTAAACAAGGGGATTTAGCTTTAAAAGAAGGTACAAAACTAACACCCGCAGCTATTGGGTTTTTAGCATCTTTAGGTATTGGAACTGTTGCGGTTTACAAAAAACCAGCGATAGCTATTATAACAACAGGTAACGAATTAATAGAACCTGGAAACGATTTAAGCTACGGGAAAATTTACGAAAGCAATTCAAAAATGCTTTTGAGCGCATTGTACAATTTAAAATTCTACGATGTTAATTTATATAATGTATCTGATAATTATGGCCAAACGGTAACCAAATTAAAAGAGGCCATTAACGAGAATGATCTTGTTATTATAACAGGTGGTATATCGGTTGGTGATTACGATTTTGTTGGCAGAGCCTTAACAGAATTACACGTTGAAGAGCTATTTTATAAAGTAAAACAAAAACCAGGAAAACCATTATTCTACGGAAAAAAAGGAAGCACTCAAGTTTTTGCTTTACCAGGAAACCCTGCAGCAGCATTAACATGTTTTTACATTTATGTATACATCGCTTTGCAAAACATGATGAATCGTGATGCCTTAGAACTAGAACGAGTAGACGCCAAATCGATAACAAACTTTATAAAAAAAGGTGATAGAGCTCAATTTTTAAAAGCCATTTACAATAAAGGTGAAGTTGAAATTTTAGAAGGACAAAGTTCGGCTATGCAACAAACTTTTGCTTTAGCAAATGCTTTAGTATTTATGGATGAAAACGAACAAGAAATAACTATAGGCAAAACAGTTGAAACTATAATTTTACCCATATAA
- the nrfH gene encoding cytochrome c nitrite reductase small subunit → MNIQNKLLPNKKSRWRTIAVFFIAIITGLGLFMTKEAELVSYMSDDPLACVNCHVMTPVYNSWMHSSHRQWASCNDCHVPHNNIFNKYYFKAKDGLFHASVFTLRAEPEVMFMREESQEVVQNNCIRCHVQQVTQVKYDGYIEDHAKNRTERQCWSCHQEVPHGTVHGISTIKSNISPLPTDKEEAVIPSWLEKEMETK, encoded by the coding sequence GTGAATATCCAAAACAAATTATTACCAAATAAAAAATCTAGATGGCGTACAATAGCGGTTTTTTTTATTGCTATTATTACAGGTTTAGGTTTGTTTATGACAAAAGAAGCTGAACTAGTTTCCTATATGTCCGATGATCCTTTAGCTTGTGTAAACTGCCATGTAATGACGCCAGTTTATAATAGCTGGATGCATAGTTCTCATAGGCAATGGGCTTCCTGTAACGATTGCCATGTGCCACATAATAACATATTTAATAAGTACTATTTTAAAGCGAAGGATGGTTTATTTCATGCATCGGTTTTTACTTTAAGAGCAGAACCCGAAGTAATGTTTATGAGAGAGGAATCTCAAGAAGTGGTTCAAAATAACTGTATTCGTTGCCATGTGCAACAAGTTACTCAAGTAAAGTATGATGGTTATATAGAAGATCATGCTAAAAATAGAACAGAAAGACAATGCTGGTCATGTCACCAAGAAGTACCACATGGTACAGTTCATGGCATTTCAACAATTAAAAGTAATATTTCGCCACTACCAACCGATAAAGAAGAAGCTGTAATACCAAGCTGGTTGGAGAAAGAAATGGAAACCAAATAG